The following proteins are co-located in the Oceanimonas sp. GK1 genome:
- the rne gene encoding ribonuclease E has translation MKRMLINATQEEELRVALVDGQRLYDLDIESPGHEQKKANIYKGKITRVEPSLEAAFVDYGAERHGFLPLKEIARNYFPAGYTYQGRPNIKEVVKEGQEVIVQIDKEERGNKGAALTTFISLAGSYLVLMPNNPRAGGISRRIEGDERTELKEALSRLKLPDGMGLIVRTAGVGKSGEELEWDLNVLKTHWTAIQEAAESRTAPFLIHQESNVIVRAIRDYLRRDIGEILIDNPVVFERAKQHIQLVRPDFVNRIKLYEGEVPMFSHYQIESQIESAFQREVRLPSGGSIVIDPTEALTSIDINSARATKGGDIEETALQTNLEAAEEIARQLRLRDLGGLVVIDFIDMTPVRHQREVENRLRDAVRQDRARIQLGRISRFGLLEMSRQRLRPSLGESSTHVCPRCLGQGTIRDNESLALAILRLIEEEALKDNTGQIHAQVPVDVAAYLLNEKRKSIASLENRYKVDIYIIPNEQLETPHFDVTRVRSSDVEDVTSFELKTEVEQPVYQPRQHQVAQKTEQPALQGFSAPAPAPVATSRPEPQQQAPQARQPGLLSRLFCAIAGWFKGAEQAKTAVAEPAPASTERSQRGNRDNDRRDRRDRGDRRGSNRNRKPRDEERSQKPAAPAAAQESSEQKPERPRRERRKPRREQQPERTARPQQEQQPAREAEPVCAAEVTAAPAAQPEQAKEQAVAERRQRRQLRKKVRLDSEGRPQASQPAAEPAQQPEAQARTEQPQPHKRAPKRKRINEDSRRQRREESIAALIAEQGEEKWVASEEQAEAPVVEAQAKPKVEAPVVETKPEPKVEAAVAEAKPEPKVEEAPVAEAKPEPKVEEAPVTEAKPEPKVEEAPVAEAKPEPKVEEAPVAEAKPEPKVEEAPVTEAKPEPKVEEAPVIEAKPEPKVEEAPVAEAKPEPKVEAPVTQPKVTAGRFASARKASAPMAKPPVVEAAPYVKPDYPPLVRQPVATSGRQGGTTGARNRASAPMAKP, from the coding sequence ATGAAAAGAATGCTAATTAACGCAACCCAGGAAGAGGAGTTGCGCGTTGCCCTGGTGGACGGGCAAAGGTTGTATGATCTCGATATTGAAAGCCCCGGCCACGAGCAGAAAAAAGCCAACATCTACAAAGGCAAAATCACCCGGGTTGAACCCAGTCTGGAAGCCGCCTTTGTCGACTACGGCGCCGAGCGCCACGGCTTTTTGCCGCTGAAGGAAATTGCCCGCAACTACTTCCCCGCCGGTTATACCTACCAGGGCCGCCCCAACATCAAGGAAGTGGTCAAGGAAGGTCAGGAAGTCATCGTCCAGATCGACAAGGAAGAGCGTGGCAACAAGGGCGCGGCCCTTACCACCTTTATCAGTCTGGCCGGCTCCTACCTGGTACTGATGCCCAACAACCCCCGCGCCGGCGGCATTTCCCGGCGCATTGAGGGTGACGAGCGCACCGAGTTGAAAGAGGCTCTGTCCCGCCTCAAGCTGCCCGATGGCATGGGCCTGATTGTGCGCACCGCCGGGGTGGGCAAATCCGGTGAAGAGCTGGAGTGGGATCTGAATGTACTCAAGACCCACTGGACCGCCATTCAGGAAGCCGCCGAAAGCCGCACTGCCCCCTTCCTGATCCACCAGGAAAGCAACGTCATCGTGCGTGCCATTCGGGATTACCTGCGCCGGGACATCGGTGAGATCCTGATCGACAACCCCGTGGTGTTTGAACGGGCCAAGCAGCACATTCAGCTGGTGCGTCCCGACTTCGTCAACCGGATCAAGCTGTACGAGGGCGAAGTGCCCATGTTCAGCCACTACCAGATTGAAAGCCAGATCGAGTCGGCCTTTCAGCGGGAAGTGCGCCTGCCTTCCGGCGGCAGCATCGTCATCGACCCCACCGAAGCACTGACCTCCATCGACATCAACTCCGCCCGCGCCACCAAGGGCGGCGACATTGAAGAAACCGCCCTGCAGACCAACCTGGAAGCGGCGGAAGAGATCGCCCGCCAGCTGCGTTTGCGCGACCTGGGTGGCCTGGTGGTGATCGACTTTATCGACATGACCCCGGTACGCCACCAGCGCGAAGTGGAAAACCGCCTGCGCGACGCCGTGCGCCAGGATCGCGCCCGCATTCAGCTGGGTCGCATCTCCCGCTTCGGTCTGCTGGAAATGTCCCGCCAGCGGCTGCGTCCTTCCCTCGGCGAGTCCAGCACCCATGTGTGCCCCCGCTGTCTGGGTCAGGGCACCATTCGCGACAACGAATCCCTCGCCCTGGCCATTCTGCGCCTGATCGAGGAAGAAGCGCTGAAAGACAACACCGGCCAGATCCACGCTCAGGTACCGGTGGACGTGGCCGCCTACCTGCTCAACGAAAAGCGCAAGTCCATCGCCAGCCTGGAAAACCGCTACAAGGTCGACATCTACATCATTCCCAACGAGCAGCTGGAAACCCCCCACTTCGACGTGACCCGGGTACGCAGCAGCGACGTGGAAGACGTCACCAGCTTTGAGCTGAAAACCGAAGTCGAGCAGCCAGTTTACCAGCCACGTCAGCATCAGGTGGCCCAGAAAACCGAACAGCCGGCGCTGCAGGGCTTTTCCGCCCCGGCCCCGGCACCGGTAGCAACTAGCCGCCCCGAGCCGCAGCAACAAGCCCCCCAGGCTCGTCAGCCCGGCCTGCTGAGCAGGCTGTTCTGCGCCATTGCCGGCTGGTTCAAGGGAGCCGAACAGGCTAAAACCGCCGTGGCCGAGCCGGCCCCGGCCAGTACCGAGCGCAGCCAGCGCGGCAACCGCGACAACGACCGTCGGGATCGCCGGGATCGGGGCGACCGCCGCGGCAGCAACCGCAACCGCAAGCCTCGCGACGAAGAGCGCAGCCAGAAGCCCGCCGCGCCGGCCGCCGCTCAGGAAAGTAGCGAGCAAAAACCGGAGCGCCCGCGTCGTGAACGCCGCAAGCCCCGCCGCGAACAACAGCCCGAGCGTACCGCCCGTCCGCAACAGGAGCAGCAACCGGCCCGGGAAGCCGAGCCTGTTTGTGCCGCCGAGGTCACTGCTGCGCCTGCTGCTCAGCCCGAGCAGGCCAAAGAGCAGGCGGTAGCCGAGCGTCGTCAGCGTCGCCAACTGCGTAAAAAGGTGCGCCTGGACAGCGAAGGTCGCCCTCAGGCTTCCCAGCCTGCCGCCGAGCCGGCTCAGCAGCCCGAAGCCCAGGCCCGTACCGAGCAACCTCAGCCGCACAAGCGCGCTCCCAAGCGCAAGCGCATCAATGAGGACAGCCGTCGCCAGCGCCGTGAGGAAAGCATTGCGGCCCTGATCGCCGAACAGGGTGAAGAGAAATGGGTCGCCAGTGAAGAGCAGGCTGAGGCTCCGGTGGTTGAAGCCCAGGCAAAGCCGAAAGTGGAAGCTCCGGTCGTCGAAACCAAGCCCGAGCCGAAAGTGGAAGCCGCGGTCGCCGAAGCCAAGCCCGAGCCGAAGGTGGAAGAAGCCCCGGTCGCCGAAGCCAAGCCCGAGCCGAAGGTGGAAGAAGCCCCGGTCACCGAAGCCAAGCCCGAGCCGAAGGTGGAAGAAGCCCCGGTTGCCGAAGCCAAGCCCGAGCCAAAGGTGGAAGAAGCTCCGGTTGCCGAAGCCAAGCCCGAGCCGAAGGTGGAAGAAGCCCCGGTCACCGAAGCCAAGCCCGAGCCAAAGGTGGAAGAAGCCCCGGTCATCGAAGCCAAGCCCGAGCCGAAGGTGGAAGAAGCCCCGGTTGCCGAAGCCAAGCCCGAGCCGAAGGTGGAAGCCCCGGTTACTCAGCCCAAGGTGACTGCCGGCCGTTTTGCCAGTGCTCGCAAGGCATCCGCCCCCATGGCCAAGCCGCCGGTGGTGGAAGCCGCCCCTTACGTCAAGCCGGACTACCCGCCCCTGGTGCGTCAGCCCGTTGCCACCAGCGGCCGCCAGGGAGGCACTACCGGTGCCCGTAACCGGGCCTCGGCCCCCATGGCCAAGCCCTGA
- the rpmF gene encoding 50S ribosomal protein L32, with protein MAVQQNRKTRSKRGMRRSHDALSTANLSVDQTTGETHRRHHVTADGFYRGQKVIAK; from the coding sequence ATGGCCGTACAACAGAACCGTAAAACCCGTTCCAAGCGTGGTATGCGTCGTTCACACGATGCCCTGAGCACTGCCAACCTGTCTGTGGACCAGACCACCGGTGAAACTCATCGTCGTCACCACGTGACTGCCGATGGCTTCTACCGTGGCCAAAAGGTAATCGCCAAGTAA
- the plsX gene encoding phosphate acyltransferase PlsX, with protein sequence MPQLTVALDMMGGDFGPPVTVPAAAQALSLLPDLNLHLFGSRAALSPWLDRCNLNAHERVRVHYCTQQVTNEHKAGFALRHLTDSSMRQALDALARGEAQACVSGGNTGALMALAVKVVHTLPGVDRPALITRLPQTDGSHALLLDVGANVCCDAGQLTQFALMGDAVARHVLAQPNPRVALLNVGAEANKGNEAVRQAARRLKAQPALNFTGYIEGNDLFSGTADVIVCDGFVGNVALKTSEGVARLLLGAGKKRGFWWKLLGIWLKRRLSHLNPDQYNGASLIGLRSSVVKSHGSAGSPAFLNAILQAVAETEHQLPAKIAHLFDTAPQDSHAR encoded by the coding sequence TTGCCGCAGCTGACCGTTGCGCTTGATATGATGGGGGGCGACTTTGGCCCTCCGGTTACAGTGCCTGCCGCCGCGCAGGCACTGTCGCTTTTACCCGATCTCAACCTGCATTTGTTCGGGTCCCGCGCGGCGCTGTCCCCCTGGCTTGATCGCTGTAACCTGAACGCTCATGAGCGGGTTCGGGTGCATTACTGTACCCAACAGGTGACCAACGAGCACAAGGCCGGCTTCGCCCTGCGCCACCTGACCGATTCCTCCATGCGCCAGGCCCTCGATGCCCTGGCTCGGGGCGAGGCCCAGGCCTGCGTCAGCGGCGGCAATACCGGCGCGCTGATGGCGCTGGCGGTGAAAGTGGTGCATACCCTGCCGGGGGTGGACCGGCCGGCCCTGATCACCCGTTTGCCGCAGACCGATGGCAGCCATGCCCTGTTGCTGGACGTGGGCGCCAATGTCTGTTGCGATGCCGGCCAGCTGACGCAGTTTGCCCTGATGGGGGATGCGGTGGCACGTCATGTGCTGGCGCAGCCAAACCCCAGAGTGGCGTTGCTGAACGTGGGCGCCGAAGCCAACAAGGGCAACGAGGCCGTGCGCCAGGCGGCCCGCCGCCTGAAAGCGCAGCCAGCGCTGAATTTTACCGGCTACATAGAAGGCAATGATCTTTTTTCCGGTACCGCCGACGTCATTGTCTGTGACGGTTTTGTCGGCAATGTGGCGCTGAAAACCAGTGAAGGGGTTGCCCGGTTGTTGCTGGGTGCGGGTAAAAAGCGGGGGTTCTGGTGGAAGCTGCTGGGTATCTGGCTGAAGCGGCGGCTTTCTCATCTGAACCCAGACCAGTATAATGGGGCCAGTCTGATAGGATTACGTTCCAGTGTGGTAAAAAGCCACGGGAGCGCAGGATCACCCGCCTTCTTGAATGCGATTCTGCAGGCCGTCGCCGAAACCGAGCATCAGCTGCCTGCGAAAATCGCGCATCTTTTTGATACTGCCCCTCAGGACAGTCACGCAAGATAA
- a CDS encoding nucleoside triphosphate pyrophosphatase — protein sequence MPSLILASSSPYRRALLARLGLDFACHSPHIDERPRPGESGEQLALRLAEHKAAAVAAEYREGLVIGSDQVCVNGNQLLGKPGTRENARRQLQAAAGKRVSFYTGLCVHDIASGRRASLVEPFHVDFRPLTLAQIDRYLDREPALDCAGAFKCEGLGISLFERMDGRDPNSLVGLPLIALVDLLTEFGVEVP from the coding sequence ATGCCTTCCCTGATTCTTGCCTCCTCGTCTCCCTACCGCCGTGCCCTGCTGGCCCGCCTTGGGCTCGACTTTGCCTGCCACAGCCCGCACATTGATGAAAGGCCCCGTCCCGGCGAAAGCGGTGAGCAGCTGGCCCTGCGACTGGCCGAACACAAGGCGGCGGCGGTGGCCGCGGAATACCGGGAAGGGCTGGTGATCGGCTCGGATCAGGTGTGCGTAAACGGCAATCAGTTGCTGGGCAAACCCGGCACGCGGGAAAACGCCCGCCGGCAATTGCAGGCCGCCGCCGGCAAACGGGTCTCCTTTTATACCGGCCTGTGCGTGCACGACATTGCCTCGGGCCGGCGGGCGTCCCTGGTCGAGCCCTTTCACGTGGACTTTCGCCCACTGACCCTCGCGCAAATTGACCGCTATCTCGACCGCGAACCGGCCCTGGACTGTGCCGGCGCCTTTAAGTGCGAAGGCCTCGGCATCAGCCTGTTTGAACGAATGGACGGCCGAGATCCCAACAGCCTGGTGGGGCTGCCGCTGATCGCCCTGGTCGACCTGCTGACAGAATTCGGGGTGGAAGTGCCGTGA
- a CDS encoding DUF1852 domain-containing protein, with protein sequence MSGLPEERGTGSGFISKKWMDNRMSNDFTFAVNRIAFDEHYQPADSTRATTNFANLARGERRQENLRNALTMINNRFNATANWDNPKGERYSVELEIISVDMDIDSEGKAHTFPIIEILKTVIVDHKTKKRIEGIVGNNFSSYVRDYDFSVLLLEHNKGKPGFSIPENFGDLHGKLFKSFVNSNTYKQHFAKQPVICLSVSDNKTYHQTENRHPILGVEYLPNESSLTEQYFKKMGLKVRYFMPPHSVAPLAFYFFGDLLNDYTNLELISTISTMEAFQKIYRPEIYNANAVAGKSYKPDLNNPDHSVTHIVYDREERSQLAIKQGKLAEESFIKPYKAILEQWSANYA encoded by the coding sequence ATGTCTGGACTTCCAGAAGAGCGAGGGACAGGTTCAGGTTTTATCTCAAAAAAATGGATGGACAACAGGATGAGTAACGACTTCACATTCGCGGTAAACCGCATTGCATTCGATGAACATTATCAGCCCGCAGACAGCACCCGTGCCACCACCAATTTTGCCAACCTGGCCCGGGGAGAGCGTCGTCAGGAAAACCTGCGTAATGCCTTAACGATGATTAATAATCGTTTCAATGCCACTGCGAATTGGGATAATCCCAAGGGAGAGCGTTACTCCGTTGAGCTTGAAATTATTTCCGTTGATATGGACATTGACAGTGAAGGCAAGGCGCACACCTTTCCCATCATTGAAATACTGAAAACCGTTATTGTTGATCACAAGACCAAAAAACGTATTGAAGGCATTGTGGGGAATAACTTCTCCTCTTATGTGCGGGATTATGACTTCAGTGTTTTGTTGCTGGAGCACAACAAGGGCAAGCCCGGGTTCAGCATTCCGGAAAACTTTGGGGATCTCCATGGCAAGCTGTTCAAAAGCTTTGTCAATTCCAATACCTACAAGCAGCATTTTGCCAAGCAGCCGGTGATCTGCCTGAGTGTGTCCGATAACAAGACTTATCATCAGACGGAAAACCGCCATCCCATATTGGGGGTGGAATACCTGCCCAATGAATCTTCGTTAACGGAGCAGTATTTCAAGAAGATGGGCCTGAAGGTGCGCTACTTTATGCCGCCGCACAGCGTGGCGCCCCTGGCTTTTTACTTCTTTGGCGACTTGCTGAATGATTATACGAACCTGGAGCTGATCAGCACCATCAGCACCATGGAAGCGTTCCAGAAGATTTACCGGCCTGAAATTTATAATGCCAATGCCGTGGCTGGAAAGAGCTATAAGCCTGATCTGAATAACCCGGATCATTCGGTCACTCACATTGTGTATGACCGGGAAGAGCGCAGCCAGCTGGCCATCAAACAGGGCAAACTTGCCGAAGAGAGCTTCATCAAGCCCTATAAGGCCATTCTTGAGCAGTGGTCTGCCAATTACGCCTGA
- a CDS encoding methionine synthase — MTTLLPTSTAGSLPKPSWLAQPETLWSPWKLEGEELIDGKRDALRVSLQEQQHAGIDIVSDGEQTRQHFVTTFIEHLDGVDFAQRKTVKIRNRYEASVPSVVGAVSRQKPVFVEDAKFLRRQTSQPIKWALPGPMTMIDTLYDGHYKSREKLAWEFAKILNQEARELEAAGVDIIQFDEPAFNVFFDEVNDWGIAALERAIEGLKCETAVHICYGYGIKANTDWKKTLGSEWRQYEEVFPRLQKSNIDIVSLECQNSHVPMELIELIRGKKVMVGAIDVATNRIETPEEVANTLRKALQFVDADKLYPCTNCGMAPLARDVARGKLNALSAGATIVRRELLA; from the coding sequence ATGACAACCTTATTACCCACGTCTACCGCGGGCAGCCTGCCCAAACCCTCCTGGCTGGCCCAGCCCGAGACCCTCTGGTCCCCCTGGAAGCTGGAAGGGGAAGAGCTGATTGACGGCAAACGCGACGCATTGCGTGTCTCGTTACAGGAGCAGCAGCATGCCGGTATTGATATTGTCAGCGACGGTGAGCAAACCCGTCAGCATTTTGTGACCACCTTTATCGAGCACCTCGACGGTGTGGATTTTGCACAGCGCAAGACCGTTAAAATCCGCAATCGTTACGAGGCCAGTGTGCCCTCGGTGGTGGGGGCGGTCAGCCGTCAGAAGCCGGTGTTTGTGGAAGATGCCAAATTCCTGCGCCGGCAAACCAGCCAGCCCATTAAATGGGCGCTGCCCGGCCCCATGACCATGATCGACACCCTGTATGATGGGCATTATAAAAGTCGTGAAAAACTGGCCTGGGAATTTGCCAAAATCCTCAATCAGGAGGCCAGAGAGCTGGAAGCCGCCGGGGTTGATATTATCCAGTTTGATGAGCCGGCCTTTAACGTCTTCTTTGATGAGGTCAACGACTGGGGTATTGCGGCGCTGGAGCGGGCCATTGAAGGCCTCAAGTGTGAAACCGCCGTGCACATCTGCTATGGCTATGGCATCAAGGCCAATACCGACTGGAAAAAGACCCTGGGCTCCGAATGGCGGCAATATGAAGAGGTCTTTCCCAGACTGCAAAAGTCCAATATCGACATTGTGTCACTGGAATGCCAGAACTCCCATGTGCCCATGGAGCTGATTGAGCTGATTCGCGGCAAAAAGGTGATGGTGGGTGCCATTGATGTGGCCACCAACCGCATTGAAACCCCGGAAGAAGTGGCAAATACCCTGCGCAAGGCCCTGCAGTTTGTGGATGCCGACAAGCTCTACCCCTGCACCAACTGCGGCATGGCGCCCCTGGCCCGTGACGTGGCCAGGGGCAAACTGAATGCCCTGAGCGCCGGGGCTACCATAGTGCGCAGAGAGTTGCTGGCTTAA
- a CDS encoding HAD family hydrolase: MKYELVIFDWDGTLMDSVARIVSCMQAAASDCGQRVPTPEAVRHIIGLSLYRAFPVLFGDLSPAESDGLLQAYRRHYLELNTTPSPLFAGAADTLAGLHRGGYRLAVATGKAREGLDSVLADTGLGHLFHALRGADQARSKPDPLMLAQILEELRLAPSQAVMVGDSSYDLAMAEAIGMDRIGVTYGVHSRDQLGVHGPVALIDDIRHLPQWL; encoded by the coding sequence ATGAAATATGAACTGGTGATCTTTGACTGGGACGGCACCCTGATGGACTCGGTGGCGCGCATTGTGTCCTGCATGCAGGCCGCAGCCAGCGACTGTGGTCAGCGGGTGCCCACCCCTGAGGCGGTGCGGCATATTATCGGGCTCAGCCTGTACAGGGCCTTCCCGGTGCTGTTCGGCGACTTGTCGCCCGCGGAAAGCGATGGTCTGTTGCAGGCTTATCGGCGTCATTATCTGGAGCTGAACACCACACCGTCGCCGCTGTTTGCCGGCGCTGCCGACACCCTGGCCGGGTTGCACCGGGGCGGGTACCGGCTGGCGGTGGCCACCGGCAAGGCGAGAGAGGGGCTGGATTCGGTACTGGCCGATACCGGCCTCGGGCATCTGTTTCACGCCCTGCGCGGCGCCGACCAGGCCCGCTCCAAGCCGGATCCGCTGATGCTGGCGCAGATCCTCGAAGAACTGCGGTTGGCGCCGTCGCAGGCGGTGATGGTGGGGGACTCCAGTTACGACTTGGCCATGGCCGAAGCCATCGGCATGGACCGTATCGGCGTTACCTACGGCGTGCACAGTCGCGATCAGCTCGGTGTGCACGGGCCGGTGGCGCTGATCGACGATATTCGCCATCTGCCCCAGTGGCTTTGA
- a CDS encoding beta-ketoacyl-ACP synthase III has protein sequence MNSKILGTGSYLPQDVRTNADLERMVETSDQWIVERTGIRERRIAGAEETVATMSYGAALRALDAAGIEAQQLDMIVLATTSGDNAFPAAACEVQALLKVPGIPAFDIAAACAGFSYALSVADQFIKSGQARHVLVIGADALSRMCDPEDRSTIILFGDGAGAVVLGASEEPGILSTHLHADGAYGELLKLPHRQRGVTGTEMDAYMHMKGNEVFKVAVSRLSDIVTQTLEANGIDKSELDWLVPHQANYRIINATARKLNMPIERVILTLDKHGNTSAASVPIALDEGVRDGRIQRGHLVLLEAFGGGFAWGSALVRF, from the coding sequence ATGAACAGTAAAATTTTGGGAACCGGCAGCTACCTGCCTCAGGATGTGCGTACCAACGCCGACCTGGAAAGAATGGTAGAAACCAGTGATCAGTGGATCGTGGAGCGTACCGGTATCCGCGAGCGCCGCATTGCCGGTGCCGAAGAAACCGTGGCCACCATGTCTTACGGCGCCGCCCTGCGGGCCCTGGATGCCGCCGGCATTGAAGCGCAGCAGCTCGACATGATAGTGCTGGCCACCACCAGTGGCGACAATGCCTTTCCGGCCGCCGCCTGTGAAGTGCAGGCCCTGCTCAAGGTCCCCGGCATTCCGGCCTTTGACATCGCCGCCGCCTGCGCCGGCTTCAGCTACGCCCTGAGCGTGGCCGATCAGTTTATCAAGAGCGGCCAGGCCCGCCACGTGCTGGTGATCGGCGCCGACGCCCTGTCGCGTATGTGCGACCCGGAAGACCGCTCCACCATTATTCTCTTTGGGGATGGTGCCGGTGCCGTGGTGCTGGGTGCCAGCGAAGAGCCGGGCATTCTGTCCACCCATCTGCATGCCGACGGCGCCTATGGCGAGCTGCTCAAGCTGCCCCATCGCCAGCGCGGTGTAACGGGCACCGAAATGGATGCCTACATGCACATGAAGGGCAACGAAGTGTTCAAGGTGGCCGTAAGCCGCCTGAGCGACATCGTGACCCAGACCCTGGAGGCCAACGGCATCGACAAGTCGGAGCTCGACTGGCTGGTGCCCCACCAGGCCAACTACCGCATTATCAACGCCACCGCCCGCAAGCTGAACATGCCCATCGAGCGGGTCATTCTGACCCTCGACAAGCACGGCAATACCTCGGCGGCCAGTGTGCCCATCGCCCTGGACGAAGGGGTGCGTGACGGCCGCATTCAGCGTGGCCATCTGGTGCTGCTGGAAGCCTTTGGCGGCGGCTTTGCCTGGGGCTCGGCCCTGGTACGTTTTTAA
- a CDS encoding low molecular weight protein-tyrosine-phosphatase, whose product MTDNHQGNKNSYRVLTVCMGNICRSPTAEAVLRHKAARAGLDVEVDSAGTIGYHAGAGPDARARAAGEARGYDFSGMRARQVTVSDFERFDLVLAADKENLRDLQRLCPPAHVHKVKLLLSFAEGPEQEVPDPYYGGEQGFERVLDMVEAACEGVLKHLKG is encoded by the coding sequence ATGACGGATAACCATCAGGGAAATAAAAACAGCTACCGTGTGCTCACTGTGTGCATGGGCAATATATGCCGCTCGCCCACTGCTGAGGCGGTGCTGCGCCACAAGGCGGCGCGGGCCGGGCTGGATGTGGAGGTTGATTCGGCGGGCACCATTGGCTATCACGCCGGTGCCGGGCCGGATGCGCGAGCCAGAGCGGCGGGCGAGGCGAGGGGGTATGACTTTTCCGGTATGCGCGCCCGTCAGGTCACCGTGAGTGATTTTGAGCGTTTTGATCTGGTGCTGGCGGCCGACAAGGAAAACCTGCGGGATCTGCAGCGCTTGTGTCCGCCGGCACATGTCCACAAGGTGAAGCTGTTGCTGAGTTTTGCCGAAGGCCCCGAGCAGGAAGTGCCGGATCCCTATTATGGCGGTGAGCAGGGTTTTGAACGGGTACTGGATATGGTGGAAGCGGCCTGCGAGGGAGTGCTGAAACACCTCAAGGGTTAA
- the rluC gene encoding 23S rRNA pseudouridine(955/2504/2580) synthase RluC, which translates to MKQDHQSVRLLTIEAEHEGQRIDNFLRTQLKGVPKSLIYRILRKGEVRVNKKRIKPEYKLLAGDVIRVPPVRVAEREDVLPSAKLDSVQGLETAIVYEDDALLVLNKPSGMAVHGGSGLSFGVIEGLRALRPQARFLELVHRLDRDTSGILLVAKKRSMLRSLHEQLREKTMDKHYLALVRGQWQSHQKVVKAPLKKNELASGERVVRVDKEGKPSETRFRIVQKFTGATLVECSPVTGRTHQIRVHTLHAGHPIAGDDKYGDRQFDEKMRAQGLGRLFLHACRIRFYHPGKEETMVLEAPLEPALKKLLTRMAAS; encoded by the coding sequence ATGAAACAAGACCATCAAAGCGTGCGGCTGCTCACCATAGAGGCTGAGCATGAAGGGCAGCGCATCGACAACTTTTTACGGACTCAGCTCAAAGGCGTTCCCAAAAGCCTGATTTATCGTATTTTGCGCAAGGGTGAGGTTAGGGTTAACAAAAAGCGCATCAAGCCCGAATACAAGCTGCTGGCCGGCGATGTCATTCGCGTGCCGCCGGTGCGGGTGGCCGAACGGGAAGACGTCTTGCCGTCGGCGAAACTCGACAGCGTACAGGGCCTGGAAACGGCCATTGTGTACGAAGACGATGCCCTGCTGGTGCTGAACAAGCCCTCGGGCATGGCGGTGCATGGCGGCAGTGGCCTCAGCTTCGGGGTGATTGAAGGGCTGCGTGCCCTGCGGCCCCAGGCCCGTTTTCTGGAGCTGGTGCACCGGCTGGACCGGGACACCTCCGGCATTTTGCTGGTGGCCAAAAAGCGCAGCATGCTGCGCAGCCTGCACGAGCAGCTGCGGGAAAAAACCATGGACAAGCACTACCTGGCCCTGGTGCGTGGCCAGTGGCAGTCGCACCAGAAGGTGGTGAAGGCGCCGCTGAAGAAAAACGAGCTGGCCTCGGGCGAGCGCGTGGTGCGGGTTGATAAAGAAGGCAAGCCGTCGGAAACCCGTTTTCGCATTGTGCAGAAGTTTACCGGGGCCACCCTGGTGGAATGCAGCCCGGTCACCGGCCGTACCCATCAAATTCGCGTGCATACCCTGCACGCGGGGCACCCCATTGCCGGCGACGACAAGTACGGCGATCGTCAGTTTGATGAAAAAATGCGGGCGCAAGGGCTGGGGCGGCTGTTTTTGCACGCCTGCCGCATTCGCTTTTATCACCCGGGTAAGGAAGAAACCATGGTGCTGGAAGCGCCCCTGGAACCGGCCCTGAAAAAACTACTGACGCGCATGGCCGCCTCATGA
- the yceD gene encoding 23S rRNA accumulation protein YceD, with product MEKVKLPIKVDPVRCANKRLDYQGVFDAALMPRLAESTQGIHGDIDVSLSFGTDAQGLRLMSGHARAQVTLQCQRCNEPFDTTIESEFTYTPLRENAEAPELPEAYETFEADEFGEINLAETIEDELILALPLVPAHENEHCAEGKYDLSYGDIPEAEERPNPFAILEELKRK from the coding sequence ATGGAAAAGGTAAAGTTGCCCATCAAGGTTGACCCCGTTCGCTGCGCCAATAAACGCCTGGATTATCAGGGTGTTTTTGATGCAGCACTGATGCCCAGACTGGCGGAGTCAACCCAAGGTATCCATGGTGATATCGACGTCTCTCTGAGCTTTGGTACCGATGCCCAGGGGTTACGCCTGATGTCGGGTCATGCCCGTGCACAGGTCACCCTTCAGTGCCAGCGCTGTAATGAGCCGTTCGACACAACCATAGAGTCCGAGTTTACGTACACGCCTTTGCGTGAAAATGCCGAGGCGCCGGAGCTGCCGGAAGCGTACGAGACGTTTGAGGCGGATGAATTCGGGGAAATCAATCTGGCTGAGACCATTGAGGATGAACTCATCCTTGCTTTGCCCCTGGTGCCTGCCCATGAAAATGAGCACTGTGCCGAAGGCAAGTACGATCTGAGCTATGGCGACATTCCCGAAGCCGAAGAGCGTCCGAATCCTTTCGCGATTCTGGAAGAGCTGAAACGAAAGTAA